Genomic segment of Rhodocaloribacter litoris:
TCGGCGAGATCACGCGGATGCTCATGAACCCGCTCTCGCACGCGGAGTGGGTGGAGTTGTACCTGAAGCTCGTCCGCTACGACCTCGAACTCGAAGGCGACGAGAACGTCCGGCAGGTGCTCGACGACCAGTTCCGCGAGGCCAACCGGGCCTTCGGCCGCTACATCGAGGAGGTCTATGCCGGGTGGATCGCCCGCTGTGACGAAGCGCCGGACGAGCACCGGCCCGTCCTCTCACACGAGGTCGTTCCCCGCTTCGTCTTTCCCGCGCTGGACGAGAAGCGCCCCGTCCTCTTCTTCGTCATCGACTGCATGCGGTACGACCAGTGGCTCGAGTTCGAGAAGCTGCTCTACCCGCTCTTCGAGATCGAGAAGGACTTCCACTATTCGATCCTGCCGACGGCCACCCCCTACGCGCGCAACGCCGTCTTCAGCGGCTTGCTGCCCCGCGACATCGCCCGGCGCTATCCGAAGATCTGGGAAGGCGGCGAGGACGACGAGCACAGCCGCAACCGCTACGAGGAACCCTTCCTCCGCGACCTGCTCGAACGCAAGCGCCGGAAGCACGTGCGCCTGCGCTACGAGAAGCTCATCGGCAGCCAGGACGGGCGCGAGTTCGCCGCCCGCGTGAGCGAGTACCCGCAGAACGACCTGAGCGCCATCGTCGTCAACTTCGTCGATATCCTGGCGCACAGCCGCTCCGACTCGGACGTGCTCAAGGAGATCGCCCCGGACGAGCGGGCCTACCGGGCGCTGACCCGCACCTGGTTCGAGCATTCGTGGCTCTACCAGGCCTTCCAGGAGCTGGCCGGCATCGACTGCACCCTCGTCGTCACCACCGACCACGGGGCCATCCGCAGCCTGCACGCCACCAAGGTCATCGGCGACCGCGAAACCTCGACGGCCCTCCGCTACAAGTACGGCCGCAACCTGAAGTGCGACGAGCGCCACGCCATCTTCGTGCGCGACCCGCGCGACTTCGGCTTGCCGGCCCCCGGTATCAACACGAACTACATCATCGCCAAGGAGGACTACTACTTCGTCTATCCGACCAACTACCACCATTACCTCAACCTCTACCGCGACACCATGCAGCACGGCGGGGCCTCGATGCAGGAGATGATCCTGCCGGTCGTCACGATGCGCCCGAAGCGCTGACCGCCATGCCGACGTCCTCCACCGACATCCTCGCCGCGTTGCTGCCTGCCGAAACCGCATCGCCGCAGGAGACGCAGGCGCTCGGCCTGCGCCTCGGCGCCGTGCTCGGCCCCGGCGACGTGGTGGCCCTCTACGGCGATCTGGGAACGGGTAAAACCTGCCTGGTCAAAGGCATCGCCGCGGCGCACGACGTTCCGCCCGAGACGGTCGGCAGCCCCACCTTCACGCTGGCCAACGTCTATCCGGGACGCGACGGCCCGCTCTATCACCTCGACGCTTATCGCCTCCGTCACCTCGACGAACTCTTCGAGCTGGGCATCGACGAATACCTCTACGGCGACGGGCTCTGCCTCGTGGAGTGGCCCCAGCGCCTGGAGCCCCTTTTGCCCGAGCACACCCTCCGCCTTCACCTCACCCACCTCGGCCGTGACCGGCGACGGATCGCCTGGAACGACCGCTGAGGAGACGGGCGGACAAGGCCGGCTTCCCTGCCCCCACCCAACACACCCCGTTCAACGTGCATCCCGCGACGTTCCCGTGACGATTGCCGAAGCACACGCCTACCTGCTGGCGTTGCCGCAGTTTGCCGGGCGGGCCGATGCCGCCTACAAGCCCGGCCTGGAGCGCATCGCCGCGCTTCTGGAGGCGATGGGGCGCCCGCACGAGGCCTACCCGAGCGTACACGTGGCCGGCACCAACGGCAAGGGCTCGACCGCCTCGATGATTGCCGCCGTCGCCACAGCGGCCGGCCGCCGGACGGGCCTGCATACCTCGCCACACCTGTTCCGCCTCAACGAGCGCATGCGCCTCGACGGCGTGCCGGTGCCGGACGCCTGGCTGACCGGCGCCGTTGCCCGCTACCGCACGGTGTTCGAGGCCGTCGGGCCGAGCTTCTTCGAAGCCACCGTCGCCCTCAGCCTGCTCTATTTCGCCGAAGCCGGGGCGGAGCTGGCCGTCGTCGAGGTGGGGCTCGGCGGCCGCCTCGACGCCACGAACATCCTGCGCCCGCGCCTGGCCGTCATCACCCCCATCGGGCTGGACCATACGGCCATTCTGGGGGCAACGCTGCCGGCGATCGCGCGGGAGAAGGCCGGCATCATCAAGCCCGGCGTGCCCGTCGTCTCCGGGGTCACGCAGCCGGAGGTGCTCGCCGTGCTCCGGGACGTGGCGGACCGGCAGGGCGCGCCGCTGCACCACGTGCCGGACGAGGTCGCCTGCACCACCCCGGTGCTCGGGCTCGACGGCGTGACGTTCGACGCCCGCACGCCGGTGCGCTTCTACGAGCGGCTGCACGTGGGACTGGCGGGGGCGCACCAGCGGCACAACGCCGCCGTCGCCCTGCGTGCGGCCGAGCTGTTGCTCGCCGAGGTCCGCGAAGACCCCGCACCCGTCTACACCGGCCTGCGCGAGGTACGGCGGCACGCGGGCCTGCGCGGCCGGCTCGAGGTGTTGCAGGAGGCCCCGCGCATCGTCGCCGACGTGGCCCACAATGCCGACGGGTTGGCGGTTGCGCTGGCCTTCCTGCAGGCCACCCGCCCGCCCGGCGGGCGCCTCTTTGCCCTGTTCGGGGTGATGCGCGACAAGGACGTCCCCCCGATGGCCGACGCCTTCGCCGCGCACGACGTGCTGGTCTATCCGGTCTCATCCGGCGGGGCGCGGGCCCTGCCGGCCCGCGAGCTGCGGGCCTTGCTGCGCGCGCGGGGCGTGCGGGTGGCCCTGCCGGAAGCTCCGGACACCGTGCCGGCCGGGCTGGCCTGGTTCCGGCGCCGGGCGACCGAACGGGACGCCCTGCTGGTCACCGGCTCCCATCAGACCGTGACCGGCTTGCCGGAGGCGCTGTGGTGCTCCCGGCAGGCACCCGCCTGAGGCACCTTTTTTAAAATTCCGTCGAACGGGAGAACGAAGCTGGTTTTGCCGTGTATATACCCTATCTTTGTCAGGCAAGCAATTCGTGCTGGCAGGTCTGCGATGGCCCGCTCCTCCGCAGGGCATCCGTCCCCCACGACCTGACGAACAGCCCGCCCTCCACCCCGGATACACCGGTATCCTTCGGTTGACCCCCGGCGTTTTTTCGCGTGCATCGTCCGCGACGTCCCCTCTGCTCATGCAGTACGGTCCGGTTCGAACCTGCATGCCTTCCTCCCTGCCCACCCACCACGTCTCTCGTTCCACCCTTTCCTCTTCGATTTTATGAAGATCTCCGATCTGCAAGAGAAAAAGCTTTCCGAGCTCCGCGAGATCGCGAAAGCGATGCATCTGAGCGGCTATTCTCAGATGCGCAAGCAGGACCTGATTTACCTGATCCTCGAAGCCCGGGCCGAAGCCGCGGCCGGCAAGAACGGCGGGCCGCGCCGGGGCCGTGAGCGTGCGGAGGCGACCGTCGAAGAGCCGCGTCCCGAACGGCCGTCGGAGCCCGCCCGCCGCGAAGCCTCCCCGCGCCCGGCCGAGTCGGGTGCCGGGCGGGAGCGTCCCCCGCGTCCGGAGGCCCGTTCCGACCGGGCCCCGGCCGAAGAGACGGTAGCCGCGCCCCCCGAGCGGGCCGAGCCGCGCCCCGTNNNNNNNNNNNNNNNNNNNNNNNNNNNNNGGCCCCGGCCGAGAGCCGGGCCGACGCCCGGCCCCCCGCCGACGAGCGGCGCGAGAGCCCGCGTGCCCGCGATGAACGCCGGGTGCGTGAGCTCCGCAGCGAGGGCGGCAACGGCCGCAACGGCGGCCGCAACGCCCGGGACGAACGCCGGGGCCGCCGCAACCGCCGCAACCGGGACAACCGCGAAGAGCGCCGGCGTAACCGCGACGCACGGGACACCCGCGACGTGCGCGACACCCG
This window contains:
- a CDS encoding response regulator, producing MTQPLSRILWADDEIDLLRPHILFLESKGYDVTSVTNGTDAVEKVKAGRYDVVLLDEQMPGMGGLETLSRIKDLAPEVPVVMVTKSEEEHLMEEALGGQISDYLTKPVNPSQVLLTCKRLLERARLRSERASQAYLQAFGEITRMLMNPLSHAEWVELYLKLVRYDLELEGDENVRQVLDDQFREANRAFGRYIEEVYAGWIARCDEAPDEHRPVLSHEVVPRFVFPALDEKRPVLFFVIDCMRYDQWLEFEKLLYPLFEIEKDFHYSILPTATPYARNAVFSGLLPRDIARRYPKIWEGGEDDEHSRNRYEEPFLRDLLERKRRKHVRLRYEKLIGSQDGREFAARVSEYPQNDLSAIVVNFVDILAHSRSDSDVLKEIAPDERAYRALTRTWFEHSWLYQAFQELAGIDCTLVVTTDHGAIRSLHATKVIGDRETSTALRYKYGRNLKCDERHAIFVRDPRDFGLPAPGINTNYIIAKEDYYFVYPTNYHHYLNLYRDTMQHGGASMQEMILPVVTMRPKR
- the tsaE gene encoding tRNA (adenosine(37)-N6)-threonylcarbamoyltransferase complex ATPase subunit type 1 TsaE, with protein sequence MPTSSTDILAALLPAETASPQETQALGLRLGAVLGPGDVVALYGDLGTGKTCLVKGIAAAHDVPPETVGSPTFTLANVYPGRDGPLYHLDAYRLRHLDELFELGIDEYLYGDGLCLVEWPQRLEPLLPEHTLRLHLTHLGRDRRRIAWNDR
- a CDS encoding bifunctional folylpolyglutamate synthase/dihydrofolate synthase, coding for MTIAEAHAYLLALPQFAGRADAAYKPGLERIAALLEAMGRPHEAYPSVHVAGTNGKGSTASMIAAVATAAGRRTGLHTSPHLFRLNERMRLDGVPVPDAWLTGAVARYRTVFEAVGPSFFEATVALSLLYFAEAGAELAVVEVGLGGRLDATNILRPRLAVITPIGLDHTAILGATLPAIAREKAGIIKPGVPVVSGVTQPEVLAVLRDVADRQGAPLHHVPDEVACTTPVLGLDGVTFDARTPVRFYERLHVGLAGAHQRHNAAVALRAAELLLAEVREDPAPVYTGLREVRRHAGLRGRLEVLQEAPRIVADVAHNADGLAVALAFLQATRPPGGRLFALFGVMRDKDVPPMADAFAAHDVLVYPVSSGGARALPARELRALLRARGVRVALPEAPDTVPAGLAWFRRRATERDALLVTGSHQTVTGLPEALWCSRQAPA
- a CDS encoding Rho termination factor N-terminal domain-containing protein, translating into MKISDLQEKKLSELREIAKAMHLSGYSQMRKQDLIYLILEARAEAAAGKNGGPRRGRERAEATVEEPRPERPSEPARREASPRPAESGAGRERPPRPEARSDRAPAEETVAAPPERAEPRPV